TGTAGATTTACCATGATCAATGTGTGCAATAATGCAAAAGTTTTTCTTACGAATACTAATACTACTTCCCCCCTGAACTACAAGTCAAAATTTAAAAATTTAATTTTTTTTTAAATATACAGAATTTTTAATTTGACTTCTTGATTTAGCAATATAAGGAGAAAACCTTGGCGCAAGATCTACTACTAATTTCCAAGTATCTATTGCTCTAAATTTATAATTGCCATTAGAATATGCATAAGTAGCAGCAGCAACATTATAAACTATTTCCCAAAAATCTGTAGATTCAAAAGCATTTTTTATTGCCTTATACTTATTAATTTTTTGAACAAAAGACCTTAAATTTTTAAACTGATACACAGGTTCATAATAACAAACATAATCATACATTCTTGTTAAAATTCCTACTGCAGCTATAAGTCCATGAGTAATTGAAAGCTCATAAGCTTTTAAGTGCAAATAAACTTTTGACAATAATTGATGAGTATCAATAACATTGTAGTTTTTAAATCTGTAAAGATTAAAAGTAAAATCAATACCAAAAGCTCCTCTTACTTGTTTTAAATAAGAAGTTAAATAAAATGAAGCATTAAGTTCATTATTTGACATACTGTTTTCGCCTTGAGAATAATCATGATAACTATAATAATCTTTTTTAGTTGAAAACTTATTTAATATGTCATTCAAATAATCAATAGTATCAACATAATTATTCTCAAGTTCAGCCATTTTAGCTAAAGAAAAAAGTATTTTTTTTTCAAAAGATTCATCTAGCAAATAATATCTGTCTTCAAAAGACTTATAAAGGTTTAATTTTTCAAGAATAGCATTGCCAGACATACCATAAGCTACTGACAAATAATAACTAGCCTCAGGATAAACGCCTTTTCTAAGCAAAGCTTCCTGCAAATAATTAATAGCATGTGTAAGATTAGACTTACTAAATTCAGATTTAGAATAAAGAAATTGCCTGCCTTTTTCAAGTAAAATCCAATACGGAAAATTTTTATTACTTGAAGAATACAAAGAAATAGAAAAAGGCAAAGCAAAAAAAAATAAAACCGCACTTCTCATAATAATAAATATATTAAATTAACTCATAAATTACGAGAAAATTTAATATTAAAAGAAATAATAAATCAAAATTAAACAAACTTAAATATCATTAAGAATACCATTACAAAAAGAGCAACGGATTCTATTAATCCTAAAACTAATAGATATGTGGCAAATCCTTTCCCAGTCTCAGAAAATGCATCGCAAGCACCTGCTGCCGCTTTACCTTGAGCAAATCCAGAAACAGCAATAGCAAACCCACCACCAATACCAGCTCCAAGCAACAACCATGGATTTGTCTGCATCATTACCTCATATAATGTGTTCATCAAAATATATCCATATATTATTTGAGTCAATGGTGCTGAAACAAAAACTATCAATAAAAATGGTGCTGGCTTTCCTTGCATATAGCATCTCTTCCATGCTCCAATAGCAGCACTACCTGCCGCCCCCATGCCCAACGCAGAACCTATTGCTGAGATTGTTAAAGCTGAATTAACCCCTATTAAACCTATATCCATAAATACTCCTTTTTATTTATTTTTTCATTTTTTTAAAAGGCCTATAAGCACATCCACTCCATTCTTGCCCCAAATGGTTTGAAAATTCAAGCATATTAAGCCTTACCCCATGAACAATTACTGAAAGCAAAGATAACATTATATTTAAAACATGCCCAAAAAGTATAACAATAATTCCAGCTACTATAAGACCAATATTAGAAGATTTTAACAAAGGTATTGACATAGTATTAAAACTTGCTGATATTGAAAGCCCCGCAAGCCCAACTGCAAAAAGTCTAATATAAGATATTATATCTGCAAACCCCGACACAGTGGTTAAAAACTGCTCTATAATACCCCCAAAACTTTTCAATATACACTTGAAAAAATTTGAACCATCTTGCTTGCCAAAAACAAATACAAGTGCAACGCCAAAATATATTACATTATAAACAACATTATACATGGGAAATCTAGATTGACTTAGTATTAAATTCAAAACAAGATAATAAAGTCCAACTATACACATAAGCCAACCAATCTGTGCAATTGAATGAATATGGGGCTTTTCTTTTACTTGTCTGAAAAAATTCCAAACATGCGCCAA
The window above is part of the Borreliella burgdorferi B31 genome. Proteins encoded here:
- a CDS encoding ATP synthase subunit K (produces ATP from ADP in the presence of a proton gradient across the membrane; the K subunit is a nonenzymatic component which binds the dimeric form by interacting with the G and E subunits), coding for MDIGLIGVNSALTISAIGSALGMGAAGSAAIGAWKRCYMQGKPAPFLLIVFVSAPLTQIIYGYILMNTLYEVMMQTNPWLLLGAGIGGGFAIAVSGFAQGKAAAGACDAFSETGKGFATYLLVLGLIESVALFVMVFLMIFKFV